A segment of the Bombus huntii isolate Logan2020A chromosome 14, iyBomHunt1.1, whole genome shotgun sequence genome:
ATTTTGGACCAAAAAGAGGAAATGACAAATCTGTACCTTTAATAATCATACCACATGGTGGACCTCATTCTAACTATGCAAATTCGTTTATACTTGATTATTTCTTGCTTGTTTTATCAGGTAAACTTTTGGTTTGCAGTAATTTATATTCAACAATCTGTCTTAATTATTCATAAAGATTTTAAACTTTCcctaaaaaattatttttatttaaggTTTCGCCGTGGTACAAGTTAACTATCGTGGTTCTACCGGAATGGGATCAAAGAATGTTGAATATCTTCAAGGAAAAGTTGGAGATGTCGATGTAAAGGACTGTGTGACTGCTACAGAAGAAGCTTTACGAAAATACTCATGGTTAAATCCAAACAAATTAGGAATTATTGGTGGTTCACATGGAGGATTTTTAGTTACTCATTTAAGTGGTCAATATCCAGTAAGTTCATAAACTATTCATaaacttaaaaaaattataaaattcagtAATATGCAACAATTTATTCTTGTAGGACTTATATAAAGCTGTTGTTGCAAGAAATCCTGTAATCGACATTGCTGCTATGTTCACTATATCAGATATTCCAGACtggtaaaatattaatgtattattGAAGATTTTTCGTAGGTTCATAGTCATTTTTCAtgaattacaattatattgCAGTCGCAATGCGCTGagtaaagaagaaagaattatGTAAGATCAGTTGTAGAATAATGTACaatgaaaataacaaaataacataataatacaAAGATTAGATATGATATAGAAttcttatttcaattattGTTTTCATGATACATCTAATTTTAGGTGTACTGCCGAAATCAATTATGCCTTTGATGAAAGTGCACCAATGTCGGAATCGGATCGAATTGAGATGTTTGTGAAGATGTTTAAGTGTTCCCCGATTATTCACGTTAATAATGTGAAAGCTCCAACCTTGTTATGTATAGGTTCGAGCGATTTACGAGTACCCCCGTCTCAAGGAAAACTGTGGTTTCAACGTCTTAAAGCGAATGATGTTAGAACAAAGTAAGAGTTTTAtaagtacaaattaaaaattatggtCACCATAAaatctttattaaatttttattacaggATGCTAGTTTATAACGATAATCATCCTTTAGCATCAGGAGCTGCAGAAATTGATAACGCTATCAACGCTTGTTTATGGTTACAGGAATATGTTGGGGTATAAATGGAAATAacataatgaataattttgtaactGAATACGTGTTAATTAACCAATGAACactttaataataattgaaagaCAATcttgtataaatattatatttattaaatactgTATTTTTCCAACATTAAAAGCGACTTATAAACTATGAACAGGTTTTTGTTCTAAAATAGTACTTTTCGTTGCTGAATAATTGACCATACATAGTggctatttatattttatacattacgGATCTTGTACTTATATCTCAATATAGTTTTGTAGAACaagttatataaaatacaaaaatattcagTATTATAAATGCTAGTGTATACAACATTGACAAAATAGTTGGTATAAAATACTAAAAAGAAATTCGGTATTCTTATCGATCACTTGTATGTGATTATATCTGTTTCATTCAAAAAGGCACTcattcataccatatatctgAAGACTGCATTGTGTACAATAATATCTAATTAAAACATTAGATAACAAGTCAgtacaaattaattacatataataacTTGCATTTACAATTATGATCTAGCAGGATTACTTTGTTCTGGAAACAGGGAATCGTAACTAGGTGGTAAATCTTTATCAGCAACCGATGAAGGAACTGCGACTTCTAACATCGGTGCTGAGGGAACTGATGGATTTACAGATCCCTCTGTATCACGTGATAATGGTTCTGGTCTCGAACACACGTTTGAATCAGCGCAATCAATAGACCAACATAATTTTTGTGACCTTTTACATATCCATAAACACACAATGAATATGATAAAGCATAAAATCAGGGAACTCACTGCACCTATTGTTACATTTGTACCAGTACCAGAGCTAGTAATTTCATTATTACAATTATCCTCATCAGAACAAATACCTGGTATACAATTGTAAACGCCATCGCAAAAGTATTCATTTAGCAGACAGGTATCATGACCAATTAGTTTGTATCTCTTGTAGCCCACATTACTGCAATCTATGATATTAAATGTTACATgaaaagtataatttataattataaaattttaaaatcaaCCTAACTTACTTCCGAATGTTGTATAAGCAATGCGAATAGCAAGAAACTCTCCTTCTTCTAACTTCTCttttgatataaatatttcagtttCTAATTCTGCATTAGATTTATGATTGCTTGGATCATATTCAGCATAAATCTCTGATAATGATTGTGATTCAGTACGATCTTCTGACTCATGAATTGCATACTTCATATTACTGCGATCAACTAAACCACAAAACTTCTCGGTCTTATGaaaatcttttcttttaaactaaaacagattaaaaaattatttatgattttatCTAAAgcaataacaaattattactTACTTGTACATAATCCAGACACTGTGTTCCGTTTTTTCTGAAAGACATTTTTTGAATGACTCCAAATAATCCATAACCTTTGGccgtaataaatttaaatttgcaatGAACATTAGCACGAACATTCCATCGGTCCAGCATGTACTTCGGCCGTACAATCGCCGCACCGACTTTAATGTCTATAGTTGACACTTTACCAAGTATATGACACAACTTCTCCGACTCCAATCCATCTAGAAGAAGAAATCACACGTTAAATATCCTTACCAATAATatcaa
Coding sequences within it:
- the LOC126872784 gene encoding uncharacterized protein LOC126872784: MARRSVLSFLCLLYFANNCMDYSLCTFYNNYYEEYGLESEKLCHILGKVSTIDIKVGAAIVRPKYMLDRWNVRANVHCKFKFITAKGYGLFGVIQKMSFRKNGTQCLDYVQFKRKDFHKTEKFCGLVDRSNMKYAIHESEDRTESQSLSEIYAEYDPSNHKSNAELETEIFISKEKLEEGEFLAIRIAYTTFGNCSNVGYKRYKLIGHDTCLLNEYFCDGVYNCIPGICSDEDNCNNEITSSGTGTNVTIGAVSSLILCFIIFIVCLWICKRSQKLCWSIDCADSNVCSRPEPLSRDTEGSVNPSVPSAPMLEVAVPSSVADKDLPPSYDSLFPEQSNPARS